ttgagaatattgaaaaaatgtttgcatttgtccgaggatcgggcaataaatctgcccaaggctgctaaggatccattgagcttttgcacttctttaaattcttcggagatggcatttccactatggcctgaatcttgcggggtctacctcaatgcccctttttgttaccagatatccgagaatttccctgaggtgacaccgaaggtgcatttttctggatttactttcatgtgatgtttcctcattgcttcaaaaatatctctcaggtcttggtggtgatctttgcgcagcctacttttgacgagcatgtcgtcaacgtagacttctagggtactaccaatccatggcttgaagatagcatcgaccattcttggtaagttcccctgcgtttcgaagtccgaagggcattctagtgtagcaataaaggccgtgcggggtgtagaattgtgtgttgttgatcttcttctgccagggctacttggttgtaaccagaatatccatccatgaatgatagctcttcgtacccttccactgcttcaaccagttgatctatgctcggtagtggatagctgtcttttggacatgccttgttgaggttagtaaagtcgatgcatattctaacccctcctttttcttaggaacgatgaccatgttcgagatccatgttgggtatttgacttccttgatgaagcctgcttctagatTTCGAGCTCTttctctactgccttatgatactcggtgcaacttttctttttttgcctgaaaggtggcgtgcctggtttgatgcgtagctcgtgttggattatttttggatcaatccccggcatgtctcctaacttccaggcgaatacatccgcgtattcttaagtagtttggttaaggaagcttctctttcttcgtccattatggtccctattttgatcatcttcggttttcttccgttcctatgttgatttcttttacgggctccactggtgtgaacatcggCTTGGGTCCCCAAggagggacgttctttaattgctatttggtatgtttctgtcttcgctggctgctgaagtacttgcctctgtgttaagacATATcattttgtcaagcccttcccgcggtttccttgaggaacaggtctatggccttttctttcgcagcttcttttttttgtccttcgggtttttcgctgctcttcctgttcgttgttgatacgatcctgagtggcctggcacctTTGCAGAgaccgatctcccttgatttccattactccctcgggtgtagggaacctgagatattggtagtaagttgctgccactcccttgagttttgTACCCATTtcgccaataatggcgttatagggggatggggcgtctaccacgctgaatcgtgtttctacttcatgggaccggcgttcacctgcaacacgatgtctcccaatggctttgtgggtgctccgttgaacccgtagatggtgtaataagaggacaTCAGCTGCTCATCatgagcttcatccgtttgaaggtgtCGTAGAATAAACGttaactgagcttcccccgtcgatgaggatctttttgaggttacatccggccactggtagtgtgaggaccaagggatcgttatggtcttccatatcttcttcgatatcttcagtatcgaagatgataggtgcgtccatccactcttcgtgctcgtccacctctacgccatcaatcttatataactcgcagttcttcgaattgctttcttagcctctttcctatctgcgctgtaagtgagggtcctaCGGCTTCGGAAcaaaatggtgttgattgtggtttccctctggaagttggacttgcttggttcgtttggatctatcctcggtgacttcctttcgtatgtattgcttgagttcgccagcatcaatcaacttttggatcattattttgaggtttttgcatttctcggtctggtgaccattgaagcaatgatactcacagtaatctttgacttctcggtccttgggggctgttttcccttagaccatggccactccaaattttcccttcctttgatctctcgcaagatccgagcgtagctagcattgagcttcgttaaacctgatcttcgaattttcgatcgtcttttgtcgatcatctcttcgttccttcctatcttcgtgcggtcgttccactgagctattccttttggccccgctggtttgttctgcggaattggtacggtgagaccttgcgtttgtgccctcgggttctcacgctggatttcttcaagacgagcatacttctcaataattattcgaagatctccttctgtcttaggtacgcttccgtggatctcaacaaacagtggactcattcggtctaatccccattgtagcagttgatgcttactacgggatccacactccctatagcttggcagatcttgtgccatctgttggtgtattcccttgttctccttgtaaccaattgccagtgaaaaagtttatccattccggtgttgacagctttgttgtacatgtaggttctcaagaatttctctgcgagttgatcgtaggagttgatggatcaggtggcaggttgtcaaaccaagacaaagccgacccttcagacttgatgggaaatacctacagaggacggcgtctttgactccatcgggctaagatacgattataataccggatatgtgccgcgggatcactggacccgtcatagcattcaaaagttgggacagggcacttcagcggaatgggggtgtttgccaggcgatgagttaggggcgtggagttagcctctttcatcacctcttctagccttcctccgccttgtctggcttttagctgcctgatctcagccatcatctcatcacgcagctcttccatcgcgcggtgatgTCCCACGTTCTCATACTCAGTTGAGCGTTTTTTTCTTCGATCATCACTGTCGTAATAATctgagtcttcggcggcataatccggatcagatgcactgcttcccctagcttcgtttgctaggatgattcttcggtctcgattaggctctggtgccttagaatttgcttcgtcaagttgttggctggtcttcgttctTTTGGAAATCCGATCTTTTAAGTCTTGATTTTCTCTAGCCAGCAGAGCTacgacatctgcgtagacctgatggctcttcttcaattctttgaaCTCTGCCATCAGTCGGTTGGACTGGTTaaacccctgattgggagttcctgcttgtacccctacggccatggtgcccccttcatctactgtgtgtattacgGGTGGTAGAGggtcagcttcgattgttggtatctccaagttcggtcccctcggttgagttcCCACCCGCGGTGCTAGAACCACTGGTATAGTTTGATTCTGACTGTTCGTTGACGACATTCCGAAGGCTGGCGGGTGTGCGggatgatgtgtcatagattctgccacccatTCTCTTTGTTAATGAACTTGGTCTGTACCAGCAACATGTACATGAGCTGTGGTGTTGCGTCGTTATGGTGACGCTGTGGCGGTTTCCCTAGGACTTGGGCTTTGCCTCATTCCctctctttgttgatggacttggtttgtagccaaagttttgttagcttctgcagcctggagggccgcagcAGTTGCACTGCTCTTCGccgctgctgctttgagagccgcgttgcaatggagttagtgttcataggtgagttGATTTCCGCAACATCCTTCCTCTAATTAGTTGTCTTAGccttgtctcctttctgcttacttcgagtcatgaccggggtagtcctcggtgtttcctttgatgaggctttggtttttctttcctctagtgtcttttccatcttgggtccttctgcataggggaatttcAAATAAAAAGAACCAGGGATATCCACGTGGATCGGGTTAGTGTTATTCGTACTCGTAaaatatatggaataaaaaatgtttacCTTAAGAAAGAAAAGAGTCGCCCGAGGGCcgtaataaaagaaaaaaacataaagaaTTCAACGGTCTTGTTTTCGCAGTACAAATCCTCTAATACACAATCATGGATCTATATCCGTAGTGAAGAcaaaaataagaaatcttttGGAAAGGCAGATCCGTAGTGAATACCCGTGAATCTGACTATTAAGTATTTTAATTAGTTTAAAATACGCCGCACGTGCAGATCTgagatagatagccgtggatttgtctgtTTTGAAATGGTGCTCCTGAAGATAAAGACAgtaacccagaataaaaaaggttttgaaagcacgcttaAATCTTAGTATTAATTGGCTAATAAATAGATAAGTGTTGCTAAAAATAATAGAGTAAAGCCATAATGCACGTTTAAGGTGAATCACAgggtaagataaatcttttacagggacgaagtccctgtttctagcgccagattgtgaacacataaatcacgagggcaccctacgtgttcacaaacaaggtTCGCACATGCAAAAAACTCTTGAATTAAATGACACGTGCATAGAATAGATGATACTATCGATTCATTGGCTCAAAGCCTTCAGGCTTATCACTGCCTAGTCGAGTGATACCAGGAATTGATCGACTAAGGGGTAAAACCACAAATACGAGTATAAATACGAATCATAAAGGATATATGATGAAtataaaagtgctgaaatataaataagatggagatttacgtggttcggcactaaggcctacatccacgggggttggtgtttcactatgtattgaatgtttacaaagatagtcaaatgattTTTGAGTATACATTAGTCTGCGGAAGCAGGGtatttacttactcttcctatttctctctcctatgttcTCTTCTCAGGAttgtggattggtcgaccccttttctcttagtggagaggggtatttatagggtgaaacgtgggtcctacttctgagaagccgttgcaaccttatcttcttgtgctttgtgcccattacgcagaggtcttcggtatatcctgcggtctaagcttgaatacgaagagctATCCTCGCTTCTCCCACAAGCTGATTGACGCGTGTATATCTCTTAGTATTTAATGCGGGCAGTTGGACAtccgctcgtgtcagacaagtgtcccTTAGTAtggtcacatccgtgtcagtcaaCCTctctctcggccgttgatcttggatcttcctcgggataggaTATACTAAAACccgaggggtattatctggtgctcttCTTTGCCATCATACCTCTGGGATCCTCAGTCCTTGACCGTccgatctgctgaccggtgacattttctgatgagatgctcccCTAGGTTATGATTGcgtgttatcatgttttgatgtctcgctttgcatggtttccacgtgtctcttcctgtacacgtgATGGACAATGAAATGTGTACATACACCATTTaaatctcggggatcattacccgccatTAACATGGAACCATATTCCATCTAACgataaaacatgaactcatttagtttttaaaattattttaattttatgatgacaTGCATGGAACATTTCCAACCAACACTACTGATCAATTCATACCCAAAGAAACCATCTCAAAATATTTATCGTTTATGCGCAAGGGAATATGTAATCATTTTCAAACACTTATAGTTTAATGAAATCTCAAGTCAGATAAATCAAACCCCAACAGAATTATTAAAATGCACAACATTTCCATTCAAAAGAATTATGATCACAAAACACACATTCATCTCACAAGGAAGAAGATGTAGAAATGATAGATCAACATAATAAAAGCAGAAATGAAACAAAGACGATGCACAAACGACCATCTCAAAGAGAATGAGTTAGTAAACCCACCTCGATATGCTTGGACTTCTACTGATAATTCATTTTCTCTTGTTCTTGATTAGCGGCAACTATGCAGATATATCCAACGGGTGGAGAAATGAACGACTAGGTACTTGGGGTTGTCATGGGAAGAGGACGTGTGACGACTAGTTTTTCCTAAGCTATCCTATTCTTTCCAAAAGATCTCTTCCTAAAATTTTACCAAAGAAGATACATATATAGTCCATATAATTAGTTCATATCCCATTTAACACCCAAATTGTACAAAGAGACAAAACGCATGCAAGAAATATAATGTGTAGAATTTGTATCACTACTTTATATGACCTTTGGCCTTCCATTTTGTTTCCTCAAGAGTCAAGTAATAATAATGCATGTTACCTTAAAGGCCTTGAGGCAGAACGCACTCACATGACTTAGTTCGAGATTTTTCTTGGCTATCCATCAAAACGAAATTGTTACTATTCACAATTAAATTATTTCTTTAATTATCATTTGCATGCATTAATTTTTGTATGTTACTAATGTAATATACCTAAGTCTAGTATTCCTTTCAAACGCCATCAGATGAAATTATAAGGACTACTATTTATAAATGTGGGTTTTATATATTCTATGTCTTATGGGCCACATTCGAGAACCAAGATAATGGACCAGAATTGACGGGTATCACAAATCTTCTAAGGGTATCAATCAAGAAGTTCCACTCAATCCTATCAAAGGCTTTAAACATGTCAAGTTTAACTGCCATAAGGTCTTTAGCTTTACATTTTTTGACTGTGTCAACTACTTCATGAGCTATAACTATATAGTCAGTTATTAACCTAGATGAGAGGAAAACTGCTTGATAAGGACTTATGAATTTATCCATCACCCTTTTCAATCTAGTGGACAACAACTTAAGGATTAGGTATTACTAACCGTAGTAAAATGATCTCTAAGTTCATCAGCAATACTGGTTCTATCGGTTAACCATATTCATGGATCAACATACTTCCTTGAAGTAAAACGACCCCTTATAGTGCGAGAGAATTGCTTCCAATTTAATTCTCCTAGTAAACTAGTGACCCGGCGATACCATGAAATCGCATCACCCTCAAGATTTACTGCAGCTATTGGCACCTTCTTGGAATTCTTTACCTCGTATAATGAGAAATATTGTTCTGCCTTAAAAATAAAACCTTCTGGATCAGTACCATCAAATCTAGGAACCTTATGATTGATTGAACTCCCTTTTACAATTCGACCAGTCGTATCAGTGTCTGTTTCAAAGTCAGGCTCGTCCTTCGTACCAACGTCGTCCACTTTTTTTTTGCAGCAGTTTCCGGTGCAATCTGAGTTTCTATGGTTGTTAATTGCTCAGCAGTAACCTTGCGAATGACTTCCATCTGTTAAATTAGTGCCTGAATAGTTGCAGTAAGCTCACCAACTTGTGTTTCTAAAGATTTCACTGTCATCTTCAAGCTCATATCCGTGAGCTCTAGATACCagatgttagggtaccgaccccaACTCATCATAAGCTTATGGGTAGAACTCATCCTATTGACTTATAAACCACCCAACTAAGCTACATCTAAACAATATGGGAATaaggttgtagatggggaaaagcgagttgttggtttttaagaaattgaggagacgaccgtgcggaggaaactccttggaccaagcgaactgtctaacctcacacagatgcactgcaagagggagttctttgaattcgagagatcaatctgtaggattccggcctaaaccaaaacaatggtcgttccagagtcaattcggtcacaagagaggatgggtcgatctataggagggagctaagaaatgtgtgagatcaatagtgatcgaaattgtaggtgtgttgtgtattctgcatgaagaaataagataagttttgattgattgaatttgctctgttgagagtaattttttACGATGAGTTCGTGTTCTCTTGTTTTTACGAAAATTGTATGTTGTTTcagtcatgattcagagacttatttatattgctagaattgtaaaacaccttgatcccatgaagtgtgacatctgctggagtcaaagagtggggaattggaaatcgtgttaaaaccagttgctcatcatgcggagacttatttgattttccatccactactttgctaactcctccaactgattgcacgacttgctcacattctcatcgtgtgtatgaacacatgtgccgtagaccgccataccaaaaccctagttaatatccccccatgtgacacgattgatgtctcgtgattgtggagtctgcaaggaagacgtgtgtttagttagtcagttgctcacttcatgggacgatgagtccttgtattgctgagtcgaacgtgatttgcaaatgttctaagactcatgaatcgaacgtgtctgttgagacagaggtataattcccgagtaaatgtttatagttaaggtgagaaaatattgctcatgaattgttgaatattgatggttgaaccaatattccttagtctgagcaaatattgctcatttgagcgaatgttgctcgtttgatgaattattggtaacaggaccaaataaaatattaatttaaaatactagcaactgaaccgagtatgataattaaaatgttgatcacgggatcaacgtaaaattattattgtttgaatctgctcagaattatgttttgcagagctttggattcgaaaccctaattctgatcaattgctgattaattgatgatttattgaaaatcaaccacggagtgaaggagggaccgactagatgggatgatgagtcgacaatgtaacgcccagatgctctagtaagaaaaataccaaagtctcttgaagaccagttggtgaaaagatgattaaatgctggtttaatcatttattaaaataatgttcgtctgatccttaggtgataaaacctaataaattatgaagagatgaaggaccgaccaaggggtcatgaaaccggatctggttggtcatgggatcgactgacgatcgttttatgaaattccaaattgtttggaagagtttcaacctaatgtgaacaaattaggtcaaatgatgaaaaagtatgggaccggcctcttgaaagccaaagatccaaccttggtcggtcaaggtaatatgctcatgtcaccaaagtgttcatgtctcagtcctgagaattttgatattttctggcgtgcatttgagcattcatttgagaaaatatgaagaattcagggtttttgctgaaactgaggaatttccatgagatgatggaaataataataaaataagagattaaaaggtgtgggacctgccacggctagggcatggccgaccgactagcaggcccggtcccgtgacacctttcccaattttatgtaattttatgtaatttccttgatgtgaaggaaataccatgaaattgaggagtttcataaggttaaggaatttccatgagatgatggaaataataatagtaaaataaggaaccatgaagtgtgggactggctatgaccaaggcatggccggctgaccAATAAGCCCCGTCCCataacacttttcctaattttatattatttttcatgattttagggaaataccatgaaatcagggagtttgttgaaataaaggagttttccttaaagtgaaggagtttgcATGAGATgtaggaaacaaataataataataataataataataaaattagggcgtgtgggaccggacgactagggcccgatcccgtgagctttccctaattttatgtattagtttcacgatttgaaggaaatatcatgaaaccaaggaatttcatgggatgaaggaaataataataaaataataagaaatgcaagGTGTAGCACCGGCCACAAGTAGGGCATGACCGGgcggctagtaggcttggtcccgcgacacctttcttaattatttattatttccttgatatgaaggaaacaccatgaaactgaagagtttccttgaaacgaaggaattttgttcaaatgagggaattttcatgagatcaaggaaaaatagtaaaaatatgataaaatatagaattaggcatgggactggccaaggcacgaccggccggtgggcccagtcccccagcgccctggttaatattttattatttattatttttctccctattttgcataggctcatcgttccttcgtattttggaatgctcgttcgtgcattcaggtgctcgttagtgcgttgaacacacttgcaccattttggtcggggcttactcgataatagctcagatgcccgtacgtttaatatttattactaacccatggaattccgctgggaagaaccatggattgaagtaacaaaatattatgaatattataaaatattttccagggattcagttaatgaatctaatgatttagaaataattaattgatggctctatactagtacgatcatatatgagcattaattattcaggaattgagcgatatgagcttgttgaagcgtcatatttctcttatatagtcagggaaaacattgttacatcctgaagacgttattgctctatactagcaggcaagttgtctaggagccgtccaatcttttgattctacatagaagtaattactgaaatttctcagtattcatgagatatgccgctgcctcagctgagagactacacatctacatacgctctgagagacaatattctcagtcagggattcttgtggcatgagctttcatgctttgatgagagacacgagcctcaatactcatctgattgctggatcaggagcatgtgtaattatggttttacgattttagcccttatcgaaaatccaccatctacattaagtcccctgcttagtgagggacagtcatgttcctcagtcagcactggatggtgattttcttgtTACAGTTACAGACGAAaaataagtagttgaacttagtcgtaagataagatgttaccggattttcgattgcatgagcaaaccacggcttgaacgaagatcccagtggcatgatagagcgccATTtagcgagcataaattggtgtagaaccgctgattcgatgatgGAACCTTGTCggttttaggattcacgggtccggccaaaaaggaaatcctcgtggaattaggttttggaaataaaatttgatataaaagggaataaatacctttttttttatttctcctccACACACAACCTGCCACCACCTTCATCCCCTCACCTCCTTCATGCCAGTAGCAGAGGACATCAGGAGAAAACTCTTTCGGGGCTCCGTCGTGGTCCGACCGTCGCCACCACCGTCCGACCATATTCCGGTCGGCGACCAGGTAAGTGAATTTTTTTATTTCGTTGTTTGttgattcatgagttgttcatgctaaaGTTACATACATGcgcatatatgagtgtgagttttgtagaaaactcTTGTTTTTtgaaacgtatgttcgttcgatcgttagtttaagaaactagtaacaatccctgacttaggagagatttttttctatatagacctgtgtctagtgataaaattttgtctatgagctttcatgaaaatcaaaactttatcttgatgtatgaattttcacgaaatcggaataaaccttcgtttcaaagacggacgaTCATGCGAAGAAAAAAGAGCTTTCATTTTTTACAAAACCGTAGAATATCCacgaattttttttatataaaaccgCGACACGTtcacggatttttttttttaatgtatgtTTTACCCATACCAAAAATAATGAAATTTATTTGTCATGAATAATTCACgttttatatatataaatacatatatatatatatatatttgaaagTCAAAGCCTTACCTCGAGTAATATTTAAAAgtgaacaattatttatgatgaaatattgtttagttttcataattctatgGTGAAtactcacacggtgaaaattatgttcatgattttatgaaaatcaggttTCGATTTTTGAAAATAAATGTTTTGCTCATTCTTTGCAGGttcgaagaagcgagcaagttttgaagtgttaactcttttatcacaatcactattgttagtggaatcctaaaaaggtaagagttaagaattaccatttcatTGTAAAATTGACATTGGCATATCCGTGATTATGTGTCTCTCGTTCCAGACAATGGTGTCTTCCAGCAGTGATTATTCTTCCAGCTCTTCTGAGGAGGATTCTAGGACTTCTACAGCCAAAATGCGTGCCAATACAGATCATGCTAAGAAGGTGATAAATAGCATGCCCCTCGATAAGTTGAAAGCTGCTCGTGATGAGCTCTTGAAGAGGAAAGCCAAGGAGGAGGCAATTACTGAGTATCGAGAGAAGAGACGCAGAATTCAGCGGAAAACACATGAAGCACAGGAGAGACTCCGATCCCGTCCTTATGGTGTAGCCTCAGACTCATATGCTGAAGAAGAGGAACCTGTATGGGAGCCGGTGGAACGCAAAAGTAGGCCATATCCACCACACAGGGAGACTGAGCAGCAGGTCAAGGATGATCTTCAAGCTGAATGTGACGAAGAGGACTACTGGTATGCAATAAATGGTGATCTTGTCGAGGAAGAGTTCTCTAGTTCAGACAGTGATTCTGAGAAAGAGTCTGAAGAGGATTCTTCagagaatgatgatgatgacgaatcGGATGACTCCGACAATTAGTCTTGCTTATAATCTTATTTGAACAttcgaatgtttttttttttagtcttcgTAGTAGACATCTCTTTGATTATTTGAACAGCTTCACTTCAagattatgattatttttttttgaatgagaAACCCTTTTATTAATATTGATTCCTTCTGATTGAATCAAATGAATTGGACCAATGTTCATGCACCAAAATACATAATGACCCCTTCGGCTTGCCCTGATGATTTTCATCTGTGAAAATACTAGAATGTTCCACATGTGACGTGCACAAAGCCATGTGGCTATTCTCTGACCATGTCTAGCTTTGGTCATTGTCAGTCCCTAatacgttattttcctccgcgtccccagtattgatcttgtttgaaacttagggtttcagtaaaactcgcaacTGAATTGACTATTC
Above is a genomic segment from Papaver somniferum cultivar HN1 chromosome 10, ASM357369v1, whole genome shotgun sequence containing:
- the LOC113315743 gene encoding glutamic acid-rich protein-like; this translates as MVSSSSDYSSSSSEEDSRTSTAKMRANTDHAKKVINSMPLDKLKAARDELLKRKAKEEAITEYREKRRRIQRKTHEAQERLRSRPYGVASDSYAEEEEPVWEPVERKSRPYPPHRETEQQVKDDLQAECDEEDYWYAINGDLVEEEFSSSDSDSEKESEEDSSENDDDDESDDSDN